One window of the Pleurocapsa minor HA4230-MV1 genome contains the following:
- the pth gene encoding aminoacyl-tRNA hydrolase, which yields MTFDSTTLIIPELIVGLGNPEPKYDNTRHNIGFAAVDELAKVWQMPLKENKRFQGLFSEGVTPGGQKVRLLKPLTYMNRSGQSVRAVTDWYKVEPRSVLVIYDDMDLPVGRLRMRLSGSAGGHNGMKSIIAHLGSQEFPRLRIGIGKSDGEKTTISHVLGKFAPEEFKAIEEILYTSVKAIELSLKAGIEQSMNRYNGFSIDY from the coding sequence GTGACTTTTGATTCGACTACCTTGATTATTCCTGAATTAATTGTCGGTTTAGGTAATCCTGAACCAAAATATGACAATACCAGACATAATATTGGTTTTGCCGCAGTCGATGAATTAGCGAAAGTATGGCAAATGCCTTTGAAAGAAAATAAGCGCTTTCAAGGGTTATTTTCCGAGGGAGTCACACCAGGAGGACAAAAAGTCCGCTTATTGAAACCTCTGACTTACATGAATCGCTCAGGACAATCGGTGAGAGCAGTGACAGACTGGTATAAAGTTGAACCTCGTTCCGTGCTAGTTATTTACGATGATATGGATCTACCTGTAGGTAGATTACGGATGCGTTTATCAGGTTCGGCAGGGGGACATAATGGCATGAAGTCAATTATTGCTCATTTGGGCAGTCAAGAATTTCCGCGTTTGAGAATTGGGATTGGTAAATCTGATGGTGAAAAAACTACCATTAGTCATGTTCTAGGTAAGTTTGCCCCCGAAGAATTTAAAGCTATTGAAGAGATTTTATATACATCGGTTAAGGCGATTGAATTAAGCTTAAAAGCAGGTATTGAACAATCTATGAATCGCTACAATGGATTTTCAATTGATTACTAA
- a CDS encoding DUF2811 domain-containing protein yields the protein MNSNVSILADIPEELHFSLKSYLETHPHWDQDRVFAAALSLFLLQNNSSQAIDPDQSHRACAKVYLEALFQSN from the coding sequence ATGAACTCAAACGTAAGTATTTTGGCAGATATCCCTGAAGAACTCCACTTTTCCTTAAAAAGTTATTTAGAAACTCATCCTCATTGGGATCAAGATCGTGTCTTTGCTGCTGCTTTATCCTTGTTTCTATTGCAAAACAATAGTAGTCAGGCGATCGACCCAGATCAGAGCCACCGCGCCTGCGCTAAAGTCTATCTAGAGGCTTTGTTTCAGTCTAACTAG
- a CDS encoding methyltransferase domain-containing protein — protein MSDTFDELRNRQDGGDTSSLLKNIYRCANKATWYDSVASAYDRTRPRYPAKIWAKMQETANLQGKSVLEIGAGVGIATVELAQLGAKIVCLEPSKSACAITRDKCAAYGNVEVINTTFEEWELGKQKFDVVVAATSFHWVTPEVRYAKTAAALTDNGLLILLWNTPPQPNYEIYQSCQSIYQTYAPELTKYETHQDYQHNIGKIAQEAIALGYFQDLITHQVVIPVTYTVDDYLTLLSTLSPYIRLASEQRNALFAELKTELMRSRSPKGFAPKGLGASLRPPGGASVDGVQSLNKQNQQLELSYLSLLHIAHKS, from the coding sequence ATGAGCGATACCTTCGATGAACTTCGTAATCGCCAAGACGGAGGAGATACATCAAGTCTGTTAAAAAATATTTATCGTTGTGCGAATAAAGCCACCTGGTATGACTCGGTAGCATCAGCTTACGATCGCACTAGACCAAGATATCCTGCCAAAATTTGGGCTAAGATGCAGGAAACGGCTAATTTGCAGGGAAAGTCAGTTTTAGAAATTGGTGCAGGAGTTGGTATTGCGACAGTTGAACTAGCTCAATTAGGGGCAAAAATAGTCTGTCTTGAGCCAAGTAAATCTGCTTGTGCCATAACGAGAGATAAATGTGCAGCTTATGGCAATGTCGAGGTAATAAATACTACTTTTGAAGAGTGGGAGTTAGGGAAACAGAAGTTTGATGTTGTAGTTGCAGCAACCTCCTTTCATTGGGTAACACCAGAAGTCAGATATGCCAAAACCGCAGCAGCATTAACTGATAACGGCTTACTAATTTTGCTCTGGAATACTCCACCCCAACCAAATTATGAAATATATCAAAGCTGCCAAAGTATCTATCAGACTTATGCACCTGAATTAACCAAATATGAGACTCATCAAGATTATCAGCACAATATAGGTAAAATAGCCCAAGAAGCGATCGCTTTAGGTTATTTTCAAGATTTAATTACTCACCAGGTAGTTATTCCAGTTACCTATACAGTGGATGATTACCTAACATTGCTGAGTACGCTTTCTCCTTATATTAGATTGGCATCCGAGCAGCGCAATGCTCTGTTTGCTGAATTAAAGACTGAGCTAATGCGATCGCGAAGCCCTAAAGGATTTGCCCCAAAGGGATTAGGAGCTTCGCTCCGTCCGCCTGGAGGCGCGTCCGTGGACGGAGTTCAATCGCTAAATAAACAAAATCAACAGCTCGAACTTTCTTACCTTTCTTTATTACACATTGCTCATAAGAGTTGA